From a single Nicotiana tabacum cultivar K326 chromosome 8, ASM71507v2, whole genome shotgun sequence genomic region:
- the LOC107776944 gene encoding glucomannan 4-beta-mannosyltransferase 2-like isoform X2 gives MAEVSTNALLPETFQGTAADIAGQIGLMWELIKAPLIVPLLRVAIYICLPMELMLFIERLYMGIVIILVKLFLKKPDKRYKWEPMREDLEIGNSGFPMVLVQIPMFNEKEVYKVSIGAACNLSWPSDRLVIQVLDDSTDPLIKDLVEKECLRWAGKGIDIRYQIRESRGGYKAGALKEGLKRDYVKDCEYVVIFDADFRPEPDFLRRAIPFLVHNSEIALVQGRWRFVNSNECLLTRMQEMSLDYHFTVEQEVGSSTHAFFGFNGTGGVWRIAAINEAGGWKDRTTVEDMDLAVRASLKGWKFLYLGDLQVKSELPSTFKAFRFQQHRWSCGPANLFRKMVMEIVRNKRVNIWKKFYVIYSFFFVRKIIAHMVTFFFFCVVLPLSLLVPEVEIPVWAAIYIPCIITILNSVGTPRSIHLLFYWILFENVMAFHRTKATFIGLLKAKRANEWVVTEKLGDALKNKDKTKPTKKPRGSLFGDRILPQELGFAAFLFFCGCYDVLYGKMFSTGYPRGHKLRI, from the exons ATGGCAGAGGTTTCTACAAATGCATTGTTGCCAGAGACATTTCAGGGGACAGCAGCAGATATAGCAGGCCAAATTGGGTTAATGTGGGAATTAATTAAAGCCCCATTGATAGTTCCATTATTGAGAGTTGCTATATACATATGTTTACCTATGGAACTTATGCTCTTCATTGAAAGGCTTTATATGGGTATAGTTATTATTCTCGTAAAACTATTCTTGAAAAAACCAGATAAAAGGTACAAATGGGAACCAATGCGTGAGGATTTAGAGATTGGGAATTCAGGTTTTCCTATGGTACTTGTTCAAATCCCCATGTTCAATGAAAAAGAG GTTTACAAGGTTTCTATAGGAGCTGCATGTAACCTATCATGGCCATCTGATAGACTTGTGATTCAAGTTCTTGATGATTCTACTGACCCTCTTATTAAG GATTTGGTTGAGAAAGAATGCTTAAGGTGGGCAGGCAAAGGCATTGACATTAGATACCAAATCAGAGAGAGCAGAGGAGGCTACAAAGCTGGAGCTCTTAAAGAAGGATTAAAGCGTGATTATGTCAAAGATTGCGAGTACGTTGTCATTTTTGACGCCGATTTCCGGCCTGAACCGGATTTTCTCCGGCGAGCTATTCCTTTCCTTGTACATAACTCGGAAATTGCACTTGTTCAAGGTCGTTGGCGTTTTG TGAATTCAAACGAATGCTTGTTGACGAGAATGCAAGAGATGTCACTAGATTACCATTTCACAGTGGAGCAAGAAGTGGGTTCATCTACTCATGCATTCTTTGGCTTCAACG GAACTGGAGGGGTATGGAGAATAGCAGCGATTAATGAAGCTGGTGGATGGAAAGATAGAACAACTGTGGAGGATATGGATCTTGCAGTTAGAGCTAGCCTCAAAGGCTGGAAGTTTCTTTACCTTGGTGATCTCCAG GTGAAAAGTGAACTTCCAAGTACATTCAAAGCCTTCCGTTTTCAGCAGCATCGTTGGTCTTGTGGCCCCGCCAATTTGTTCAGAAAAATGGTGATGGAGATTGTTAGGAACAAG AGAGTGAATATTTGGAAGAAGTTTTATGTGATCTACAGCTTCTTCTTCGTCCGAAAGATCATAGCTCATATGGtcacttttttcttcttctgcgtTGTTCTTCCGTTGAGTCTTTTAGTTCCTGAAGTTGAAATACCTGTTTGGGCTGCCATCTACATCCCCTGCATCATCACAATTCTCAATTCTGTTGGAACTCCAAGGTCAATTCATCTACTTTTCTACTGGATTCTCTTTGAGAACGTCATGGCTTTCCACCGAACCAAGGCTACATTTATTGGCTTGCTCAAAGCAAAGAGGGCTAACGAATGGGTTGTCACAGAAAAGCTAGGTGATGCTCTCAAGAACAAAGATAAAACGAAACCAACCAAGAAACCTCGAGGATCTCTATTCGGAGATAG GATTCTACCACAAGAATTGGGATTTGCAGCTTTCCTTTTCTTCTGTGGATGCTATGATGTTCTCTATGGGAAAA TGTTTTCTACTGGCTATCCAAGGGGACATAAGCTCAGGATATGA
- the LOC107776944 gene encoding glucomannan 4-beta-mannosyltransferase 2-like isoform X1, with protein sequence MAEVSTNALLPETFQGTAADIAGQIGLMWELIKAPLIVPLLRVAIYICLPMELMLFIERLYMGIVIILVKLFLKKPDKRYKWEPMREDLEIGNSGFPMVLVQIPMFNEKEVYKVSIGAACNLSWPSDRLVIQVLDDSTDPLIKDLVEKECLRWAGKGIDIRYQIRESRGGYKAGALKEGLKRDYVKDCEYVVIFDADFRPEPDFLRRAIPFLVHNSEIALVQGRWRFVNSNECLLTRMQEMSLDYHFTVEQEVGSSTHAFFGFNGTGGVWRIAAINEAGGWKDRTTVEDMDLAVRASLKGWKFLYLGDLQVKSELPSTFKAFRFQQHRWSCGPANLFRKMVMEIVRNKRVNIWKKFYVIYSFFFVRKIIAHMVTFFFFCVVLPLSLLVPEVEIPVWAAIYIPCIITILNSVGTPRSIHLLFYWILFENVMAFHRTKATFIGLLKAKRANEWVVTEKLGDALKNKDKTKPTKKPRGSLFGDRILPQELGFAAFLFFCGCYDVLYGKSQYFLYIFLQVITFTIAGFGYIGTIIPS encoded by the exons ATGGCAGAGGTTTCTACAAATGCATTGTTGCCAGAGACATTTCAGGGGACAGCAGCAGATATAGCAGGCCAAATTGGGTTAATGTGGGAATTAATTAAAGCCCCATTGATAGTTCCATTATTGAGAGTTGCTATATACATATGTTTACCTATGGAACTTATGCTCTTCATTGAAAGGCTTTATATGGGTATAGTTATTATTCTCGTAAAACTATTCTTGAAAAAACCAGATAAAAGGTACAAATGGGAACCAATGCGTGAGGATTTAGAGATTGGGAATTCAGGTTTTCCTATGGTACTTGTTCAAATCCCCATGTTCAATGAAAAAGAG GTTTACAAGGTTTCTATAGGAGCTGCATGTAACCTATCATGGCCATCTGATAGACTTGTGATTCAAGTTCTTGATGATTCTACTGACCCTCTTATTAAG GATTTGGTTGAGAAAGAATGCTTAAGGTGGGCAGGCAAAGGCATTGACATTAGATACCAAATCAGAGAGAGCAGAGGAGGCTACAAAGCTGGAGCTCTTAAAGAAGGATTAAAGCGTGATTATGTCAAAGATTGCGAGTACGTTGTCATTTTTGACGCCGATTTCCGGCCTGAACCGGATTTTCTCCGGCGAGCTATTCCTTTCCTTGTACATAACTCGGAAATTGCACTTGTTCAAGGTCGTTGGCGTTTTG TGAATTCAAACGAATGCTTGTTGACGAGAATGCAAGAGATGTCACTAGATTACCATTTCACAGTGGAGCAAGAAGTGGGTTCATCTACTCATGCATTCTTTGGCTTCAACG GAACTGGAGGGGTATGGAGAATAGCAGCGATTAATGAAGCTGGTGGATGGAAAGATAGAACAACTGTGGAGGATATGGATCTTGCAGTTAGAGCTAGCCTCAAAGGCTGGAAGTTTCTTTACCTTGGTGATCTCCAG GTGAAAAGTGAACTTCCAAGTACATTCAAAGCCTTCCGTTTTCAGCAGCATCGTTGGTCTTGTGGCCCCGCCAATTTGTTCAGAAAAATGGTGATGGAGATTGTTAGGAACAAG AGAGTGAATATTTGGAAGAAGTTTTATGTGATCTACAGCTTCTTCTTCGTCCGAAAGATCATAGCTCATATGGtcacttttttcttcttctgcgtTGTTCTTCCGTTGAGTCTTTTAGTTCCTGAAGTTGAAATACCTGTTTGGGCTGCCATCTACATCCCCTGCATCATCACAATTCTCAATTCTGTTGGAACTCCAAGGTCAATTCATCTACTTTTCTACTGGATTCTCTTTGAGAACGTCATGGCTTTCCACCGAACCAAGGCTACATTTATTGGCTTGCTCAAAGCAAAGAGGGCTAACGAATGGGTTGTCACAGAAAAGCTAGGTGATGCTCTCAAGAACAAAGATAAAACGAAACCAACCAAGAAACCTCGAGGATCTCTATTCGGAGATAG GATTCTACCACAAGAATTGGGATTTGCAGCTTTCCTTTTCTTCTGTGGATGCTATGATGTTCTCTATGGGAAAAGTCAGTACTTCCTTtacatcttcctccaagttattacctttacaattgctggATTTGGCTACATTGGCACCATAATCCCCTCATAA